The genomic stretch TAGGCCGGTTTAGTATAGACCTGGATGGCATTGTGAAATATAGGGATATTTTTATGAAATCTGTCTACTTTTTGTTTCCAGTACTATCTTAACACACGACCAAATTGAAGTATCCGTGCATCATAGGTTGTTGAAGTGCCCCCATAAAATTTTCCTGTTGAAATTTACTTCTGGTAGCGTTGCCATGCAATTCGTggctttcattttatttataattagatTACAGAATTTTCTCATCATTTACTGAAAAAAAAGCACGCTTGTGATCACTTTTTTGAGTTTGAAACCTGTACATTGGTTaatcttgtttgtaggtacaATCTTTGCTCACAGCAATATGTGATACACCTATAGTTGCTGAGGTCAAAGTAAAAGTAAGCAAGACCGTTTCTCTATTTTAACTTAATAATTTACATGAATTATAAATAATCTTGCAACATACGATTAAATTTTTCATTCCAAACAActctccttttttctttatgcTTCCTATTAGTATGGGGTGCTTCTGTTGATCCTCCATCCGGTATATTATTAATTCACACAATCTAACCACATAATCAGATCGGTGGATTTCGGTTAAATGTGGTGAGGCAGCTGACTGAAAAATTTAGCACACCACCTCCCCCAAGTCCTACCCCTGTTAGTGCTAGTGAAAATACTAAAGCACTTGATTCGAATGGCGCTGTTCCTACACAATCTGTAGCTATCACTAGACAAGTATCGTCTTTGAGGAGTATCCAGACTTTGGTAGATAGAGCGACAGATGATGGCTTGGTGTTAATTCGTTCTCCACGAGTAAGAAGCCAAACAACATGCACTTTATCATCTTATAAAATCTGGATACTAAAATAACCAATGGTTCAGGTGGGGTTGTTTAGGAGATCTCGAACCATAAAGGGGAAGTGTGCTCCACCATCATGTAAAGAGGTACATCTTTTTACGatgatttattaattttgagggaaaaattgtGGAATTTTGTGCTTGCTTAAAGGCAGTAATGGCTGGCACACTGCCAGGAAGTGGggataatttgttttcttttgcttaATTTTGGACCTTTGATGGGCTTGTACTTCTTGGCTTGTTAATTTTTCGGCTTAGTATAGGTTCATTTTGTACTATAATGTATATCGCCCTATTTTATACAACCGATATGCTCTCTTTATCATATCATTGACAAAATGCTTTAGTCTCTTAAGTTACTTTTCTAATTCTTTCCGTTTTACACAACAGAAGCAAACCGTGAAGGTGGGACAAGTGATTTGCTACATAGAACAGCTTGGTGGGGAGCTCCCGATTGAGGTATGCATCAGATGAGAGACGCAGGGTGTTCAATTTTCTCTTCCCCTCCCAGCTGTTGTCCTTTATCTTTTAACATAGTTTTTGACTtatccattttttcttttgaagtctGATGTAGCTGGGGAGGTTAGCAGGATACTTCGAGAAGATGGCGGTAAGTTTTTATACATTTCAGTTCTTTTAACGCCGGATTTTGTTGATGCTACTGGTGTCACATTATCATGTAATTTTCGTTTTATCTTAACAGATCCCGTCGGATATGGTGATGCTCTTGTTGCAGTACTCCCCTCATTTCCCGGGATTTAGAAACTTCAATAGACGATCGGTTGAATACTAGTGTACTGAAAAATAAAGTAGATTtgttctaattttcttttatttgtctCCTTTCTACCATCAATTTTACAGTAAATCTTTCGTAACTTATTACACAAACTATAAATGAAACGCAGCGTTACTTGTTGCCATCAAATTCGATATGTTTTTCTGTTAATATAGTTTTTTGACTCATTCATTGTTCgttcttttgaaaaaagaaCCCAGAATTAGTGTTTTGTTGGTGCGTTAGGTGCAAGAAAACTATCTGCTTAGTATATTTAACATGCTACCGATTCGTGCTGTGGGTCCGAAGTAAGGACTTAGGTTGTGGTTAGTTGCCTAAAGGGGAGGAGATTGCAAGGGAAATCAATTCGCgttcaaattactttaaagaaaaaaaaaggctaagTAGGTTGAGTTTGAGCGACTAACACTTGAAGTAACCAAAAATTGCACTTCAAGTTTTGGAAATCTAGCTGCGCATGACAGCCTTAAACATGCCTCTGTCCCTAATATTACTAACTTGAGCGTCATAGTGTCTTTCACTAGCACCGCATTGGTTGCCATCATCCTCGAGACTTGCTCATCTTGTATGTTATGTTGTagtcccaaaaaacaaaaatatcgtGCTCAAACATATCTTTCAAATCATTAAGTCAAGAAATGAAACACGACAATCTTATAGTTGCTGAAACAAATTTATCAACTATGTCTTATCATATCATCTTATTGGATATGACTGTCAAGATGATTGTATTGAATACATGTAAGTATTGTAGTCAGTCTACATCGTATTGAATTTGGCTACAATTATCAACTTAACAATCGAGATCTGTCTactctctttgtttttcttttgtgccTTCGGGAATTAAATTGACATTTCGAAGAACCCTATCCAACATCAAGAACCAAACATATTGACATGTGACATCACTTCATTAGAGATCTCATAAAGGGTAAAATTGTTACTTTAATCTTTGGGCCAACTGAGAAACAGCTACTGTCTTTGAGCCAAATTAAATAGGTTGAATAGCTAAGCTTCCAAGTTTTTCTAGTATGTCCTGTTTTTGTGCATGTTTCTGCCTTGTtacatataattatattttttttctctatatgCATCTCTTAACTGCCATACATTGTTAGTATTTTGTGGATTAACCTTGCCTAATTTTTCCACTGTGATGTCAAAGGTTCTTCCAACTATGGCTGATAGCCTCTGAAAATCATCTTTCCATTTCACAAAAGCTTATGTTTATTTAGAGGTTAAGTTTGCTTTGGTATTGAATGAGTTGTAGCGACCCTACTTACTCTATAATTTGAGCTTTGTATCATTTCCACTCAGTGCTcctcaaaataaaatcattaataTGGGTTTCGATATCATCAATTATGGGCAACATTCTCAAATATCCAAAAAGGGATGTTCAAATATTCATCCCTACAAAAGTGTTCTCTTATGCAATGTCATGTGTCATCAAATTATTTCCACTTGTCataaaagttcaaaagtttCTTGGGGGGCCTTAACTACATTTTGTACCAACCATATCATATGACTTGTGTATCTTATTACCATATGCCaccttcaattttcttttggtctTGACTTTCCATTGTGAGTAGTTTTGTGTCTTGCTCCTTGTTCACATTATGTTGGAAGTGTTGTTTCTTATGCTCAATGGATTATTAAAAGTTTGGTTAGCCTCCGAATTGATCTTAACCATAGTGGCTTGGAGTTTTAACACTGCATGTCTGTTTCTTAAGTTCTTGAATTGCTAATCTTACCTTGGAAGCATAGATATTCAAACTGCTTCATGTTTCAATTCCCTTGTGGATTGTCTCGTTGGTTGTAGTTTACTAGTGCTGAGATTAAGCATATCTTCCTTgatctctatttttttgttGCGTGTTGTCTAAATTGATTGGGTACATTGTTGCGTACTCTTGCACAAAACTGTTTTTAAATGGACAATTTCCTCTTTAGTCAATTCACTCTCTCGTTAGAGAAGTGAAAAATATTAAGGGTATTTCTGTGACTTCTCATTATGTTTTAACCTTTTCATCTTAACCGCTAGTGATATCTTCTTCAGTTTCGATTACCTTCACAATGTCATAGGTTTTTGTTCTCTAAACTCTCTCAGTTTTCACTTTCACCTCTGCTGTTAGTATGCACTCTTTTGAGTTGATCACATATCGTTATGACATAGAAGCCTGCCACTGTCAAGCCTATGAGGACCCTATTGTTCCTCTTTCCAAAGGTCAAGCCTCCAAGTCCTGTCTTAAACCCTTCTATCGTAATTGGTCTGAATTTCTTTGAAACATTCTTGGACCCAAGAATAGAAATCTCACTCTTGAAGCTACGAAAGTTTTACATGCTATGTTTTCTCTTTCTAATGTGCCTTTTGGGTATGTGATTACTTTCCAAAACCAAACGTCTTGGAAAATAGCAACATGGGTCCACCATTCATCCCTATCTCATTATCATGTTGTGTGAACATGCTGGAGTTTCTTCTAGGCCTAGTGATGTTTGCCCTAGGTCTACCAAAGATTTAGATAAACACCTCATGCAACTTTGTAATGTGATGTATGTTATGTCTCACGGTGAGCCTCGTCCTCTACCTTCACCAAAAGGGTCTCAAACTATCTGAGGCCTGGTATGatggtgatcaaaatggttCTGCTTCCTCTGATGAAGCTGTTGTAGAAATTGAAACTTCTGGTTCTCCTCTTCGATTCATTGTTCCCTCATTCCGAGGAGATCTAGTGGTTCTGTCTTCATCCATTAGGGTCGTGTTTATGGCGGTGCAGAATTTTGATGAAAGCTCATGTTATGGATGAGAAGGAATTTTGTTGGTGTACTGTGTGTGCTAAGTTCATTTCATAACTTTATTCTTTTGTGCTTCTCTCATGTCAAGTTGCATTCTCTACTCCATCTCCATCATTCCTTTGAGTTATCTATATCTATGGTTTTGGTCCCTTCCTCAAAACCTTACATGTTGTATGCTTTGAATTCTGCACCTCTAGTATTACTGTGGCTTCTGTCCATAAATTGGAAGAAGATATCTCGAGTCAATTCGAGTTGGATGACTATAACTTTAAGGACGAGTTCTAATCTATTGAGTTATGATGCTATGTTCCTCTCTTGCGTTCTAGCTTGAAAGTCATTAGGGTATTGCTTGTGGGGGAGTGAGTTATTTAGGAGAGCACTAATTTTGGGGaagtatttttcctttttggacTTTGTGTTATAAGTTGCATCACTTGTGCTTTACTTTGGATTATTTTTATGACATGTACTTCCTTGTTGCTAGTCTAATTGTTGCCACACTTTGCTTTGGTGTGCTTATATGATTTGTTGCTCATTTTAATCCATTGTGTGCTTCTTGCCCTTGCATGTGATTTTTCACCGTGACTTTGTCTTACCATGACAAAATGGGAGAGAATTTAAAATCCATATGGTTCATCAAATACGCAAAATACGAAATCAAATATATAAGTAATTGTTAAATTGAGAACGAGAAGTACGTAAGGTGCAAACAGTTCTTCACGAGAGTATATCTAGCAGGTgaggcaaagaaagaagaagaacattAAAATCCTAGGAggaaacatttttttctttcggcGAAGGGAAATGAGAAATGATTACagagtcgtgctgataacgtgttataaataggtaaaagttagaGAAATAACCTTTGCTAAAGACATGAGCAAAACaggtgcaaaatatcacactataaCTTTAGTAGCTATAACACAAAGGATGACAGataaagagagggagggagatatactgatattatttatttgattcttTCTTTCACATTTTGTGTTTTGATAACACATGGATCAATTTATTTATAGAGCTACTCCCATGAGAACATCCAAAATGATATGATGACTACTTTTGACAATATTAcataataacaaatatattactatccttttcatctttttccAAATGCATGTGGGATGTGGGTATACTAATGCATGTGGGATGTGGGTATACTAATGCATGTGGGATGTGGGCATACACCATACAACTTTTACAACAAAAACATAATTTTGTTGGCAAACCAACATAACTGTACATTTGAAAAGAagagatgaaaataaaaatttaaaaaaaaggggCAAAATATGTTGAGGAAAATCAAGGTTTGGGCTTGGGCCGCTTGGCCCCAGCCACTACGTTTCCAAGTTTCCAGCTGTATGTTTGGTAGTGATTAACTGGTCCTCCTACTCATTTGTCATTTCTTGGCCGTGTGTCTCAGCTTCTCAAAGTCTCTAATTTTTACTCCctgcgctctctctctctctgcatccTTCTCTCTGATTTCTGCTGTGTTTCACTGACGTttcgtttgtgttttttttctgtGAAGTTTCTAAAACTTCTTACCATCTTCTTTCATTCTCTGGCCCCCCTTCAGGCTCATCCATCTTCATGGCTTCCAGTGagtctccctctctccctctctccctctctcttccaCTCACAGACAGCACACTTGAGAAAACTCTGACTTCAATGTTTatattggttgtttttggttttggggatgtgggtttttggttaattaatcTCTTGATCTAGTTGGAAATTGGGGTTGGGATTTTGCAGCTTGTATCCGTGGAAGTTTTTGGCACTGCTCATAGAATAGGTTAACCATGTAAATGCAGCAGTGCTTAGTACTTGTTTGATGCATTGCCATCAATTTTCCTGTGAATCTGATTCTGAATTCAATTGGGTCTGGTTTCTTATGGTAATTGGTAAATGATATAGAAAGATAGAAAAGGTGAAGAACTGCTTTCTtgggttatatatatatgttacaattGTGTTGCATGAACAGATTCTgattgaaatttaattagaGGGTTCTTATTGTCTGCTTATTTTTCGTAGAATCATTTCTTATACCAAGCTAGTCGATGCACTGCAcgattcatattttattttatgattttagTTATTTGATAATTTCTGATAGGATTTGGGTGGCAGGTAGCCTAGGGACATTGAATGCTAAAATCACAAAGTCATATGGCGTAAGAAGTTGGACGGGGAGAAAACCACAATTGTACTCATGTTTATCGATATCAAGACAGCCAGAGAAAGCATTACATGTGCGCAGCATTCCATCACTAGAAACCCTGTGTAAGTTCATTTTATTGATGTAAATTGTTTCCTTTTCGTCCCTCGGTAGTTATACATCAAGTCTGGAATTTGCATATCAGTATTTGAAGCATCAATCAAATCTGGAATTTGCTTACCAGTACTTGAAACATTAAGTTTGTTTGATTGTTATTCAATCACAAGTGGCTTCTCAATAACCGATGCATGTACATAAGTATCTACATGCTATTACATTAGAATCTCTGTTTATTTTAAGCTTATAAAATTTGGGCAGTAGCTCATACTGAAGTGAAAATGACATGGAAATTGAGTATTTGATAGTCTGGATATATTTACAAGTGCAATTATATCCACTTTAGCAAAcagtttttcaaagaaaaataatccATTTTCTTAAGTTACATTGTCATATTCCTATTATATTCCTATTATATTCTTCAATCAATGTTGAAGCGACGAATGATATTTGtttatcatattttttataaaacaaatgaTTGGAGGTATATTGTTGCATTTCCAAAACTATAGTGTACATCTTGAAACCTGTTTAGTCATATTTGGTCATATTTGTATATCCAGTAATCTGCGACTGAAACTTTGGGTAGGCATTATCTTGGGATTATTATTGTGTATAATTCGACGGATATTGTAAGTTTGACTGATTTGTAAATGTTAAGACTTTTTAATCTTTTCTCTCTATATTTTGTTCCGTCATAATTTCCCTTTCATTCTTTATTTGTTTCCCCTCCAATACATGAGCTGTGAAACTTGAGAATCTGTCCCATTGGCATAGTAACTGaggatgacatttttttttttagtacagaTACATTTACTGAATATGACAGTTTTGAAGTACGAACTTgtagaaacaaaaataatatttacacTGCATATGGTATTGACATGAAATTATTGGTTCTTGTAATGTATAATCTATTCATAACACAATGCTTTTGTTGATGATCATTAGCTGCTACAAGTTTAGAAGAGGTTCCTGAAGAGAGTGGAGATTCTGGTCCGACAAATCAGCTCATTCAAAATTTTGACGAGGTAACTTCACTAATAATTTACAACCCTTATTCTATACCCCATGTCTAAATTTGACAAATAATTATGGATTAGTGCAGTTTTGAATGTAGGCATGGTTGTTTCTTAGATTTTTATCTTGGGAGGAATTATGATCCAAGAACTATTTTTTCAATGTTGTCCTTTTTATGTATCAAATGGTAAGACAAACACGAAGGGCAAATGTAAAATCCTTCCAGTTGCATTTAGTTGCACAAGTTTACTTTTTTAGTTTGTGTTGAAAAAAAAGGGGGAGAAAATAGGTTATTGGTAGGTTTGCTGTAACCCACAAGTTGCATGCATTTAATCTTCATCACTGGTTTTGGGAAATCCTGCTATGGTCTATTGTATATCGGAACATAATGCTTTCTAGTACTTAAATATAAGAAAGAAAAGGCAAGCTTCATTCTTAGACTGAAAAATATGTATTTCTAGGCCGGTTTAGTATAGACCTGGATGGCATTGtgaaacacacaaattaaaccctatggatgacaattgtagtatatgagcaaatagggatagttctagaccggggattaactagggatgctaatcaatgtgaaattggctcaaaaacgtaaaaacaatatttagaacactaaactagacttaatgaatgcaaacctaaaatttaaaacactcaaacaaactaaaagactcaaaacagcacaaacacattcaaatctgcctaaaaaccactttctgggcagtcttgagcacaaacacaaatttggacgaaattaagttgtaacttgactcaagactcttaaaaacacaaactaaatgtatttctaactaatctaacactttaaaataaatgggggattggttttgacgaatttaaaattaaaacagaaacttggaaacaaaacagattctaaaaccgattttgatgaaatagaatgatgagaaactagttagagggttccttatccacacatgaacatatgcatataatttgattcccagttatgacttcaacaaacgatgaatgacaatgctccaagttaattaggtccgcttaaattaactttcatatttccctagattcattggattgaatgggatacgcattacaaccaaattattcctaattaaagtccctaactatggaatacgcatgatagagacattcaacaaagatcattaagttcaacggaaatcataaacatcaactaggcattcataactatggaatacgcatgttaatccagcttagggtttactaaacacaatcgtgactagcgatttttattactcatgaatataagtttataacgattaggtgaaattcccttatatcctagcatcaagtttaggcatgcaaattaagtgtcgaccctcaacccacatacataaacaagttcttaatcaaaacagaaaagtaaaccacatctaaagttcatgaattcataactggagcaaatcaaatcataaccaacatatgtccatggcttcaaattcgcctctaactaaaaaaaaattagttctacatgttaacataattgaacaagaagttaaattaaacatgaaaacagaaacaagagaagaaagaaCTCCAAACACTCCAATAGTTGCagattgcatgtgcaaggtttctTCCTTCCTTTGGACTGCACGGCACTACTCCTCCTCTCCTTCAATGGTGGCGGCACAAGATGGTTATGGTGGTGGGAAGGTGTGGCTATGGTGGATGAATGGTTGCTTGGATGgaaggttgcggcaaaggtggtaaaagtggctggaattgtgtttctgggattttaggatgtgtagaatGGTGTGGCtggatgaatggacgaaaattgggtgaatgagtgatcccccacaagcataagtgtgacaaaaggttagaatagcattaaactcagaatcgtgcacacacctacgtataacttggtcagggcaatatttccataaatacgggtcatcccacacataaaaccgtgcctctttcttcaatttatcacattggtgtttaagtaattaactaggaacatgtttagacaccaaataattcaccaaattagcataccacggttcacttaccttgacggacatcagttgctcatctgggaatgtctctatgataggcacgacatcctcctcatgcaccatacggctcaagtggtcagccaccacgttttcacttcccttcttgtcccggattttgatatcgaactcttggagaagaagcatccaacgaatgagtcgtggtttggcctctttcttggtgaacaaatacttcaatgctacatggtcagtataaataataactttagtaccaagcaaataagaacgaaatttatctaaagcaaatacaacagcaagaagttctttttcagtggtagaataattcaattgtgcatcatttaaagttcgagaggcataatagataacatgcggcctcttttccttcctttgccccaaaacagctcctaatgcataatcggaagcatcgcacataagctcaaaaggaaggctccaatccggtggaactatgataggggTCGAAGTTAGCATTTCTATGAGGTGATTGaacgccttctcacactcctcgttgaagtcAAACGCCACATCTTTCtggaggagacggcaaagagggtttgagatcttggagaagtccttgataaatcgcctataaaatcctgcatgaccaaaaaacgaacgaacctctcgaaccgaagtaggagagggtaagtagcgtacaagatctattttcgatttatccacttcaattcctctttctgaaacaatatgccctagaactatgccttgtctaaccgtaaagtgacatttttcccaattaagcacaaggttagtttctacacatcgtttcaaaattattgtgagattttccaaacaaccatcaaatgaatcaccaaacacactgaaatcatccataaatacctcaataatcttttccacaaaatctgaaaagatacttaccatacacctttgaaacgtggccggagcattgcataaaccaaaaggcatgcgacgataagcaaaagtaccaaaggggcacgtgaaagttgtcttttcttggtcattcggcgctatgacaatctgattatatccagaataaccatcaaggaaacaataaaaagaatgattggctaacctttcaagcatttgatcaatgaacggcaaagggaagtggtccatccttgtggtggcgttgagcttcctataatcaatgcacactcgccaacctgtttggatacgggttggcacaagctcattctcggcattcttcaccactgtcactccggacttctttggaacacattgcaccggtgacacccaacgactatcagagatcggataaatcactccacaatcaaaaAGTTTGATAATGtcttttttcacaacttccatcattggagggttgagacggcgctgagcctcccgagttggtttagccccctcctctagaagtatgcgatgcatgcacgtagtcttgctaattcccctaatatcggccaaagtccacccaatggccgtcttgtgctctttcaacactcggatcaacttctcctcctctatggccgtgagtgatgaggagacaatgacgggtaatgtctcgttgtctcccagacagacgtactttaaatgatcgggcaacggtttaagctcaagtacgggtgtctgaatcactgagggtaacaacttattagtggaaactgaaattgaaattgggttagaaGGCTTACCATGGTGTTGAGGTAGTGACTCAAGGGTAGCCACTATCTCGGCCTCCTCcacacttctaggcacggcaaaaccagatttttgcccaattccttgtgcaattgttgtttcaagtgtatccctctccaaagaatcgagaaaatcctgcgccaaatcatcaattatatcaatagaaaagcaagaatgatcgtccttaggaaatttaatactttcagaaagattgaaatcaatgactttcccatcaaattccatcgttaaagttcctttaaacacatctatcttggtgcgggctgttttcatgaagggcctccctaatagaatcagcaatggggtggaatggggtgaatcctccatgtcaagcacgtagaaatccgctggaaaaatcaagttaccaacctgtaccaaaacatcttccaaaacaccgtttggatatgcattagaacgatcggctaattgaattatcacaccataaAGGATTGGCTGTACGAgttagcacccggaacggtTACATCTTGGGATAGTATGAAAAAAGCTTTTtcggagaagtttttcccaacttcaagagtcattctcttgaggaaacggattagtggcatccaacaaaatcaaggtgaatcGTTTCcttcttattatgaacgttttaaatcacttgttgcttcttgtccacagcatcaaatgaaggaggagttgctcATTCAATACTTCTACGAAggactccttcccatggaacgccaaatgcttgatgcctcggcgggaggtgcgttggtggataaaactcCGGGGGCTGCAAAAGTTCTAATTGCCAACCGAGCACataatgcacaacaatacgaaggtgttggacaaagaaatCCCCCACGgccacaagtgaatgaggtaagttctatgcCCGAAATTCAATCCCAATTAGCTAACCTTACTTCTATTGTTTCTCAGTTGGCCGAGGGAATGAAGATTCATGGACCAAGtgtgtgtggcgtgtgctctatgcaaggacatGCCAacgatcaatgccctcaattgattcaGAATGGGggttgggaatctgccaatgccgtgggttttGGGAACCAAAATCAACCACGCCATGATCCATATTCTAATACCTACAATCCGGggtggagggaccatccaaatttcaaatggcgggatcctcaacaaccccaacaacaaggaggatttaggcagcaaccaccGGGCTTTTATACAAAGTCATTCGTCCCCAATCAAAACCaagtgcaatctgccccaacaagctcaggtatgtctttggataatgatcaagttattaagttacttactactttgacgcaggaagtacaAACTCAAAATAAGGAGAGAAATCCAAGACAAACGGGTGGAtaatttggagaagcaaatgggtcaaattgccgagtttatggggcaaattagagaacaaggcagattgcctagttcaaccgttatGAACctgaagggaggatttgaaaccgctaaggccatcatgttgagaagtggtaaacaGGTTGGAACGGACTCAAATACATCCAAATCAAGTCAAGACGAGGAGGACaggttgctgcaagaagaagcaCAGGGAGCAAAGCCCACGGCCAAGGATGACCAAACCTTGCCGAATTCATCTAGTCCTCCTAAACCGTCCCAAACCATCAAGGTAAGTCCCAATTCGActttttctagttctattccactaaatatgccttttcctggcaggtttaggcaatcaaagaaggaagaagccgagaaggacattctagagacctttcggaaagttcaagtcaatatcccgctcttTGATGCGattaagcaagtcccgaggtatgctaagtttttaaaagaactttgtacaacaaggagaaggatttcaaacaaagaggtggttcaagtaagtgaaaatgtctctgctgtgttacaaaggaaattaccccctaaatgcaaagatccgggtagttttacaattccgtgcgttattggtaatactaagtttgaacaatgcatgttagacttaggggcttcgattaatgttatgtcatactctatttatgcatctatgaacttatgtgagcttaaaaatgatggtgtgataattcaattagccgatcgttctaatgcatatccaaagggtgttttggaagatgttttggtacaagttggtaacttgatttttccagtggatttctacgtgcttgacatggaggattcaccccattccaccccattgccgattctattagggaggcccttcatgaaaacagcccacaccaag from Pyrus communis chromosome 7, drPyrComm1.1, whole genome shotgun sequence encodes the following:
- the LOC137740988 gene encoding uncharacterized protein, with the protein product MASSSIGTLNAKITNLNFGKARVGVLKSYGVRSWTGRKPQLYSCLSISRQPEKALQVRSIPSLETLSATSLEEVPEESGDSGPTNQLIQNFDEVQSLLTAICDTPIVAEVKVKIGGFRLNVVRQLTEKFSTPPPPSPTPVSASENTKALDSNGAVPTQSVAITRQVSSLRSIQTLVDRATDDGLVLIRSPRVGLFRRSRTIKGKCAPPSCKEKQTVKVGQVICYIEQLGGELPIESDVAGEVSRILREDGDPVGYGDALVAVLPSFPGI